The Mustela nigripes isolate SB6536 chromosome 6, MUSNIG.SB6536, whole genome shotgun sequence DNA window tCAGgaggcctgctgctccctctcctactccccctgcttgtattccctctcttgctgtgtttctctctgtcaaataaataaataaagtctaatacataaataaatagataaataaataaaaatagctttgaattctgatttcctcatctacaaaaaaggaaaaataaaattgtccctTATTATCACAGCGTTGTTGTGACAATTGAGATGAGCCTTATAAAGTACCTAACACATAGTTTAATAatagtagttttgtttttcattttgtttaatgaaacaaatgaaatagcTTAGATGGGGATCAGATCATATTCGAAAGAGGTAAAAAAGGGATAATCAGAGCTTGTTGTCCCCCTCTAAACAGAGATCTTGGAATAAACACTGGATTTGTCAGATTTATCATTAGAAAACCTGagttttttccagtttctttcagTTAATTGGCTTACCCCTGGGCAGAtctcttaacttttctgagcctcagtttctataTCTTCTAAATTGGGATATGGGATATGGATCTACCCTATCCACTTTTAAGAATTGTTTAGTTAGACCATCTTTttgaaagcactttgtaaaatgATAAGCAGACATGTGGTATTGTTAGGTAGTGGGGGTAATAGGGCTATGAAATGAAAAACCAGTAAGAATCATTGCTCTTGATGGAGGATATGGGGATTCTTAGTTCTTTTATCCTTTTCATTTGCATGGTAGAGAACTTTTTGGCCCCTCATACGTATCTCACCTGTTATTTGATCTTGTACTTCTAGAACACACAAGTGACAGAAGCCTGGAACAAGGTTGCCCACTCGTTCAATTGCACACCAATAGAAGGTGAGACCTCACATAACAGGGTTGTGGGTCTAAGTGCTTTAGTAGAATTAAGGATTTTGTTCCTTTGAGGACCCATCCTGGCTCTAGCACAGTCTAAGCCAAAACCCTTACTACCCCGAGTTTTCATAACCAGGCATTTTCCCTTCATTGCCTACTCCATCAAATGATGTAGGTGGGTGGATTTGGAAACCTTTTGGGATTCTAGATGGCTTTGCCTGTCTACAGGTATGTTGTCTCATCAGTTGAAGCAGCATGTCATCGATGGAGAGAAAACAATTATCCAGAATCCCACAGACCAGCAGAAGTAGGTGCCAGTTCCACCCTTCACCTTCCCTCCGTCTGACACTACTCATAGTGTTTTCTTCCATACTCCCAGCCTCattgtgtctgccttctactTCAAACTCCAGGAACTACTCATTGTTTTTAtgattccctttttatttcttttaggaagGACCATGAAAAAGCTGAATTTGAGGTACATGAAGTATATGCTGTGGATGTTCTTGTCAGCTCAGGAGAGGGCAAGGTGAGGAGAGGTTGCCAGAGCTAGCAAAGAGGGGTGACTGAGTGTGTATCCTGAGAGCACCAGCCCAAACATGACCTAACTTATTACTCTTTTAGGCAAAGGACGCGGGACAGAGAACCACCATTTACAAACGAGACCCTTCTAAACAGTATGGCctgaaaatgaaaacttcacGTGCCTTCTTCAGTGAGGTTGAAAGGCGTTTTGATGCCATGCCATTTACTTTAAGGTACTACAGCCTCACTTAGCAAGAACAGGACTTGGAACCGGTCTGACTCATAGACCACACACCCAGGAACACTGTTCCTTCTCCCAGcacaccccctcccaccctgcccctgcctaGACTTGTAGCTCCAGCCTGCATGCacgccttctctccctctccccattgcCCTCTCATTGAAGGTAATGGGAAAGAGTGATCCTGAGCATGATTGCTGCCTGAGGGTAGGAGCTATTTAAAGCCATGAGGAAAATGCTAAGACTTGGTGGGGGTAAGGAGACCTGAATTTGTCTTCCCCCCACCAGAGCATTTGAAGACGAGAAGAAGGCCCGGATGGGTGTGGTGGAGTGCGCCAAACATGAACTGCTGCAGCCATTTAATGTTCTCTATGAGAAGGAGGGTGAGTTCTGAGAGCTTTGCTTAGGAGCCCCTGGTTAGGGTCCCCTCCCTCTAGCTTACAGAAAAGAGTATGACGAGGGGGCATTTTACCAAAacacttcctttctcctttagGTGAATTTGTTGCCCAGTTTAAATTTACAGTCCTGCTCATGCCCAATGGCCCCATGCGGATAACCAGTGGTCCCTTTGAACCTGACCTCTACAAGTCTGAGATGGAGGTCCAAGATGCAGAGCTAAAGGTCAGTGTGTGATGGAAAGTGTGAGCACATGGCACCTGTCCTGGGAGTGAGGGTGAGGTGTCAACAAAGTCCTGAAAAGAGGTGTGATACTGAGAGTGACACTTCGTGTTTCCTCTGCATTGCTCAGAATTTGttatccttcttcctcctcttgtcCAGGCCCTCCTCCAGAGTTCTGCAAGTCGGaaaacccagaaaaagaaaaaaaagaaggtatgtTTTGATCTTTGCTGTCTGGCATGATGAACCTGGTTCCTCTTTAGTCTACCTTCCTGGCTTGTGGTGGGCACACATATTTCTGTATAACCTTAttgcctcccttccccctcctcccacctcagcCCTGACCTAGAGCATTagtatatttttgtctttggtcTCCCAGATACTATTGCAAGTAGCTGAGAACTGAGaagtcttcctctcctttccatgAATATAGGCCTCCAAGACTGCAGAGAATGCCACCAGTGGGGAAACATTAGAAGAGAATGAAGCTGGGGACTGAGGTGGGTCCCATCTCCCCAGCTTGCTGCTCCTGCCTCATCCCCCTCCCACCACACCCCAGGCTCTGTGAAGTGCAGTTCGTCTTCTCCACCCAGGACCGCCAACAGAGCAgggtctccctgcccccatccctgtccccaccccaaccccttccAACAACAACCAGCTCCAACTGACTCTGGTCTTGGGAGGCCAGGCTTCCCAACCACTGAAGACTactttaaatagaaaagagaaattgaataataaaatcaGGAGTCAAAATTCATCGTCTTCAAGCCCCTCTTTCTAGCCTTTTTCTACTACTCTCTGCTTGGTCAAGGTTTATGGCCCTACACCAGAACAGGGAGAAGGCTAAAGTAGCCACCACCACTAAAAACTCAGCTGAAATTTTTTTATACCACTTTGGTATCAGCATTTTCCCATCTGTGGAGCTTGTTCCTCTCTTTTCCCACTCTCCCCAGGTATTTTATCAGGCCTCAAAATAGAGAGGAGCTATattcctcagattgtttttattCACATGCGGCAGATTCCTTTTGTGATCCAGACTGTCTGGTTAGGCCCCTCTCATTTTTAGGAGCCGGAGCCTGCATTTACCAAGGgattctcatctgtcaaatggatcCTCATTTGTAAATCTCCTTAGTCATTTTTGTTCcacaggacctttttttttttttttgtcttcacaaAGCTGTAAAGGAGTAATCCATCTCAACCTTGTCCATTTCTTTGGAGTCAGTGGGGGTGGTGCATTCCCCTGCTCCATTTTAGAAACCTGGGCTGGAAGCTCAACTGTGGTTTTGTTCcctgtttgaaatattttgaccTCCCTCCCTGAAAGAAAGACCAGGAACCGGAGGAGCAGACTGACTGAAGAGACAGCTCCTAGCTTTTTGAAGCTGTGGACTTGGATTGGATGAATTGCTAGGGGTTTGGAGAGAAAGGTGATGGATTTCAGTACCTCTGGCATGTTGTCCCAGGGAACTAGGGCTCCCGCTAACTTATGAGGTTTTTAAACATGTTGAAAATGACATGGCgttaaaataaatttggatttgCTCATAATCATGTGCCTTTGTATGCTGCTCTTATTtaatgggaggtgggggaaatgtTAGTTGATGTGATGGCCATTTGGAACTAGTTCTACATTCCCATATTCTGCCTTTCTAAAATGAGAGATAGTGTGGGTTGGGAAAAACCTAAATCCTGGGTTTTCTGAATGAAGACAGTACATTTTTTATGAAAGTTTATGAATTtttctaaagtctttttttttaagattttatttatttatttgacagagagatcacaagtaggcagtgaagcaggcagagagagtagtgagtaagcaggctccctgctgagcagagagctccacgcagggcttcatcccaggaccctgagatcatgacctgagtggaaggcagaggctttaaccactgagctacccaggtgcccctagagtaaCCTTGTTGGTGACAGTTTGGGATAAGGTGTACTGCAAAAAATAAAGCACTGTctacaaatgtttattttgatttAGGAAGCCAGGAAGAATGCCTTTACTAGTATTCAATTTTTCAGGGCCAGTCTGAGATGGATAATTTATTAGGCTATCTTAGATGTGAAACATTGCTGACCAGGATATCCTATAGTAAATAAAACTGGACATAGCTCCCTTCATAAGAGCTTATAGGCTGCAGTCAACCCCTGAACAATAGCATTTTTGACTTCCCAAAGCTTAATAAAGCCTGCTCTTGACCAGAAGCTATATGATAACAGTTCATTAGCACATTTCACAcgttatatgcattatatactcCATTACAGAGCTAGGAAAGCGAGAAAATctagagaaaatgcatttacattaTTGTgtgtatgggcgcctgggtggctcagtgggttaagcctctgcctgcagctcaggtcatgatcccagagtcctgagatggagccctgcatcataTCACtcacacacaaagaaacacacacccactctgctcagcagggagtctgcttctctctctgcctgcctctctgcctacttgtgatctctatcaagtaactaaataaaatctttttttaaaaggtttacaGTATTTTGTGTAGAAACTACACAGGTACCTGTACCAATGGCAGTCAAACCTGTGTTCAAGTGTCAACTGTAGTAGCCAATCAACAGGTGAAATCCTGGTGAACTTGATATAATGTTGCTGGgtttttttattctcaaaaatttttcatcatctgtatatgtgctgccgaagcaagcacaaTTTTTCATATTCTGATGGTGACAATACTAGAACTACTTAAAATCTTGGAACATGAGCCCTAAGTGTTAAAAACAAGAAACGTTTTTTTCCAGAGTTAAAAAGGTGAGGTGTTACTGTATAAATTATAAAGGGAAATTATGGAAAAAAGATGATCACAAACAGCCTTACAGTCTCTTACTATAGAAgtaaggtgggggtggggggctcctgggtggctcagtccttgagcgtctgccttcagctcaggccaggatcctggtgtcctggaatggagtcccgcaccaggttctctgctctctctgccccactccccctgcttgtgttccgtctgtttctctctttgacaAAATCTTTGGGggttttcttaatatatttaaagattttatttatttatttgacagacagagaccacaagtaggcagagaggcaggcaggcgggtggggtgggatggggggggagcaggctccccgctgagcagagagcctgattgggggGGCTCaaccccacgaccctgagatcaagacccgagctgaaggcagaggcttaaccaactgagccacccaggtacccctaatctttgggtttttttttttttttaatttattagagcgagagagggaacacaagcagggggagtgggagagggagaaacaggctcaccgctgagagaggagcctgatgcagggttcgattccaggaccccaggatcatggtctgagctgaaggcagacactcaacgactgagccacccaggcagcccgataaataaaatcttacaaagaaaaaagatgaagtcTGTATGGTATGGGGTTCTTTTTCATCCTTCCTAAGTCAAGTTTCCCTACAGCAAAAACTATGGGTACGTTTTCCGAGTGCTTTTGACCTGACCATACCTTGTGACTGGAAGTTCTCTAACAGCAAACATTCTCACTCTAGAGAAGACAGCTGATCTAGCTTCCTCTGTCCATTGATTTGATCTTCACCCCGAGGTAGAGGGAAAGTCACGGAAGTATTTTCTGAACAAGATGCATTGTGCCCAGGAACCTTGTGACATTCAGCCTCAGGTATTGTGGGGAAAGACCTTACGGAGTTGACAAGGAAAAAGCGTTGATCTAAATGACAAAGGTCTCTTTTTGTAGTATGAAGGCTTTCTCGACTCCCCACTTTACATCCTCCCAAGTAATCTTAGGACCTTCGTAAGTTCCGTGATAGAATCTCCCTAAAGCAATTTAGAAAACACACCAGTAAAACAAATTGGGAATTTTTGTAGACTCCGCACCTATCCATAATAAAATGGAGGGTATCCCGCGAAACTCTAACTCCCATGAAGCAGTGAGGGGGAAGG harbors:
- the PA2G4 gene encoding proliferation-associated protein 2G4, with product MSGEDEQQEQTIAEDLVVTKYKMGGDIANRVLRSLVEASCSGVSVLSLCEKGDAMIMEETGKIFKKEKEMKKGIAFPTSISVNNCVCHFSPLKSDQDYILKEGDLVKIDLGVHVDGFIANVAHTFVVDVAQGTQVTGRKADVIKAAHLCAEAALRLVKPGNQNTQVTEAWNKVAHSFNCTPIEGMLSHQLKQHVIDGEKTIIQNPTDQQKKDHEKAEFEVHEVYAVDVLVSSGEGKAKDAGQRTTIYKRDPSKQYGLKMKTSRAFFSEVERRFDAMPFTLRAFEDEKKARMGVVECAKHELLQPFNVLYEKEGEFVAQFKFTVLLMPNGPMRITSGPFEPDLYKSEMEVQDAELKALLQSSASRKTQKKKKKKASKTAENATSGETLEENEAGD